Proteins encoded by one window of Hippoglossus hippoglossus isolate fHipHip1 chromosome 15, fHipHip1.pri, whole genome shotgun sequence:
- the hmx3a gene encoding homeobox protein HMX3: MPETTPETCAPAKDSPFFIKNLLNCDSKPSKPRPVLAATKAALEGGFSFSQVGDLHFPRFDLPAQRFSLPAHYLERTSAWWYPYTLGSAAHLHRTEVTHKLGVRDSSPTSGTDRDSPDLVLKSEPDAKDDEEDDEHNHSKSGDEIILEESDTEEAKKDELEEWKKRDDDKKPCRKKKTRTVFSRSQVFQLESTFDMKRYLSSSERAGLAASLHLTETQVKIWFQNRRNKWKRQLAAELEAANLSHAAAQRIVRVPILYHENSAGESGGIGGSVPVSQPLLTFPHPGVYYSHPLVTSVPLLRPV, encoded by the exons ATGCCAGAGACAACGCCAGAAACGTGCGCTCCGGCCAAGGACTCGCCTTTCTTCATCAAGAACCTGCTGAACTGTGACAGCAAACCGTCCAAACCCAGGCCCGTGCTGGCGGCCACCAAGGCGGCCCTGGAGGGAGGATTTTCCTTTTCCCAGGTCGGGGACTTGCACTTCCCACGCTTTGACCTGCCCGCGCAGAGGTTCAGTCTACCGGCTCACTACTTGGAGCGCACCTCGGCGTGGTGGTACCCGTACACCCTCGGCTCGGCCGCCCACCTACACAGAACTGAAG TCACCCACAAACTAGGCGTCAGAGACTCCTCTCCAACCTCGGGCACGGACAGAGACTCTCCGGACCTGGTGCTCAAATCCGAGCCGGACGCCAAAGACGACGAGGAGGACGACGAGCACAACCACAGCAAAAGCGGCGATGAGATCATCCTGGAGGAGAGCGACACGGAGGAGGCCAAGAAGGACGAGCTGGAGGAGTGGAAGAAGAGGGACGACGACAAGAAGCCGTGCCGCAAGAAGAAGACGCGCACGGTGTTCTCCCGCAGCCAGGTGTTCCAGCTGGAGTCCACCTTCGACATGAAGCGCTACCTGAGCAGCTCGGAGCGGGCCGGCCTGGCCGCGTCCCTGCACCTGACGGAGACGCAGGTAAAgatctggttccagaaccgGAGGAACAAGTGGAAGCGGCAGCTGGCCGCGGAGCTGGAGGCCGCCAACCTGAGCCACGCCGCGGCGCAGAGGATAGTGCGTGTGCCCATCCTCTACCACGAGAACTCGGCCGGGGAGAGCGGAGGCATCGGGGGCAGCGTGCCCGTGAGCCAGCCGCTGCTCACCTTCCCGCACCCCGGCGTCTACTACTCCCATCCCCTCGTCACATCCGTGCCGCTGCTCAGACCGGTCTGA
- the hmx2 gene encoding homeobox protein HMX2: MSNAEDSGSKCSSGPISSFTIQSILGTPSDAPRSGTKALSKGPPPPPPLPLPLQRRRSLSVSSSEECSGGEDSADCFCSDTGHSEPCSRAHNFSCLGSAKGLMPGSGALARRPHLAHQPLLKDYKEEQERPCRQMSPLSEERHSDGADKQGNSSKKKTRTVFSRSQVYQLESTFDMKRYLSSSERACLASSLQLTETQVKTWFQNRRNKWKRQLSAELEAANMAHASAQTLVGMPLVFRDNSLLRVPVPRSIAFPTPLYYPGSSLSALPLYNLYNKIEY, from the exons ATGAGCAACGCAGAAGACAGCGGGAGCAAGTGCTCGTCGGGCCCGATTTCCAGCTTCACCATCCAGTCTATCCTGGGCACGCCGTCCGATGCGCCGCGCTCCGGGACCAAGGCTCTCTCCAAGGGTCCGCCGCCTCCGCCGCCGCTGCCTCTGCCCCTGCAGCGGAGGCGCTCGCTGTCGGTGTCCTCCTCCGAGGAGTGCAGCGGCGGGGAGGACTCGGCGGACTGCTTCTGCTCCGACACGGGTCACAGCGAGCCATGCAGCCGAGCGCACAACTTCTCGTGTTTAG GTTCCGCTAAAGGACTCATGCCTGGGAGCGGCGCGCTGGCACGGCGGCCGCACCTTGCGCACCAGCCTCTGCTGAAGGACTataaggaggagcaggagcggCCGTGCCGCCAGATGTCACCGCTGTCGGAGGAGAGACACTCGGACGGCGCGGACAAGCAGGGCAACTCGTCCAAGAAGAAGACGCGCACGGTTTTCTCCCGGAGTCAGGTGTACCAGCTGGAGTCCACCTTCGACATGAAGCGCTACCTGAGCAGCTCGGAGCGGGCCTGCTTGGCCTCCAGCCTGCAGCTGACGGAGACTCAGGTCAAGACGTGGTTTCAGAACCGAAGGAACAAATGGAAACGGCAGCTCTCCGCCGAGCTGGAGGCGGCCAACATGGCCCACGCCTCCGCACAGACACTGGTGGGGATGCCGCTGGTTTTCAGAGATAACTCCTTACTGCGCGTCCCCGTCCCGCGGTCTATCGCCTTCCCGACGCCCCTGTACTACCCGGGGAGCAGCCTGTCAGCGTTACCTTTATACAACCTGTACAACAAGATCGAGTATTGA